One stretch of Pedobacter riviphilus DNA includes these proteins:
- a CDS encoding DUF2851 family protein, whose amino-acid sequence MNFPEDFLHYVWQFRSFDFNDLQTTCGENLKIINPGLLNKNAGPDFFHAKIEIGNTTWAGNVEIHLKSSDWLKHNHQVNPGYENVILHVVYEHDAEITRMDGSVLPVLELKSRISNDLIRKYENLFLTLTDFPCIAQIGRVDGLIVDSFLSRTLLERFEQKTNAVTETLNELKGNWDETFYRFIARNFGFKINALPFELFAKAVPQHIYARHKNNPYQIEALVFGAAGFLNDYFEEEYPQKLKAEFQFLQKKYNTTPVDVSLWKFMRMRPQNFPTIRLAQFAALIIKANHLFSKIMEIKNVAELRALFENLPVNDYWRTHYHFKKVTSSVNIQIGKTSVDNVLLNTVALFLFAYGKHTATQYFISRAIKLLESLPPEQNAITDKFTEAGVRVANAFASQGILQLKKQYCDEKKCLSCGIGIKILKQN is encoded by the coding sequence ATGAATTTTCCGGAAGATTTTCTTCATTATGTATGGCAGTTCAGATCGTTTGATTTTAACGATCTGCAAACCACGTGTGGCGAAAATCTGAAAATCATAAACCCAGGCCTGCTCAACAAAAATGCTGGTCCCGATTTTTTTCATGCAAAAATCGAAATTGGAAATACCACCTGGGCGGGAAATGTAGAAATTCACTTAAAATCGTCTGATTGGTTAAAACACAACCACCAGGTTAACCCAGGATATGAAAATGTAATCTTGCATGTAGTTTATGAGCATGATGCTGAAATAACCAGGATGGATGGATCGGTTTTACCAGTTCTGGAATTGAAGAGCCGCATTTCTAATGATCTGATCAGAAAGTACGAAAATCTCTTTCTCACCTTAACCGATTTTCCTTGCATCGCTCAAATAGGAAGGGTAGATGGGTTAATTGTTGATTCTTTTTTATCAAGAACCTTGCTTGAACGTTTTGAGCAGAAAACAAATGCGGTTACAGAAACTTTAAACGAATTAAAGGGGAATTGGGATGAGACTTTCTACCGTTTTATAGCACGTAATTTCGGATTCAAAATAAATGCTCTGCCTTTTGAGCTGTTTGCCAAAGCAGTTCCGCAGCATATTTATGCCAGGCATAAAAACAATCCATATCAGATAGAAGCATTGGTTTTTGGTGCTGCAGGATTTTTAAATGATTATTTTGAAGAAGAATATCCCCAAAAGTTAAAAGCCGAATTTCAGTTTCTCCAAAAGAAATACAATACTACGCCCGTTGACGTTTCATTGTGGAAATTTATGCGCATGCGTCCTCAAAACTTTCCAACCATCCGTTTGGCACAATTTGCAGCATTAATTATAAAAGCCAATCATCTTTTTTCTAAAATTATGGAAATAAAGAATGTGGCTGAGCTGCGTGCGTTATTTGAAAATCTGCCAGTAAATGATTATTGGAGAACACATTATCATTTTAAAAAAGTAACCTCCTCGGTAAATATCCAGATCGGGAAAACATCTGTAGATAATGTGTTGTTAAATACCGTAGCCTTGTTTTTATTCGCTTATGGGAAACATACAGCAACACAATATTTTATCAGTAGGGCAATAAAACTGTTAGAAAGTTTGCCTCCTGAACAAAATGCAATTACTGATAAATTTACAGAAGCTGGGGTGAGGGTAGCGAACGCATTTGCCTCTCAGGGAATTTTACAGCTAAAAAAGCAATATT